A genomic window from Triticum urartu cultivar G1812 chromosome 7, Tu2.1, whole genome shotgun sequence includes:
- the LOC125519978 gene encoding probable serine/threonine-protein kinase BSK3 yields the protein MGAPPWRLLCCCCCRESDRNGVDDLKLKPDAADGEEGAAGDRYDLPPFQDFTFQQLRLATSGFTAENIISESGDKAPNVVYKGKLDAQRRIAVKRFSRSAWPDPRQFMEEAKSVGQLRNKRIVNLLGCCCEADERLLVAEYMPNDTLAKHLFHWESQAMVWPMRLRVVLYLAEALDYCISKERALYHDLNAYRVLFDDDCNPRLSCFGLMKNSRDGKSYSTNLAFTPPEYMRTGRITPESVIYSFGTLLLDVLSGKHIPPSHALDLIRDRNFSMLIDSCLEGQFSNEEGTDLMRLASRCLHYEPRERPNVRSLVLALASLQKDIESQSYDLMDKPRGGAFTLQSIHLSPLAEACSRKDLTAIHEHLETAGYKDDEGTANELSFQMWTNQMQATIDSKKKGDTAFRQKDFSMAIDCYSQFIDVGTMVSPTIYARRCLSYLMNDMPQEALDDAVQALAIFPTWPTAFYLQAAALFSLGKENEAREALKDGSAVETRSKGH from the exons ATGGGGGCGCCGCCGTGGAGGCTGctgtgctgctgctgctgccgcgaGTCCGATCGCAATGGGGTGGACGACCTCAAGCTCAAGCCCGACGCCGCCG AtggggaggagggggcggcggggGACCGGTACGACCTCCCGCCATTCCAGGACTTCACCTTCCAGCAGCTGCGCCTCGCCACCTCGGGCTTCACCGCCGAGAACATCATCTCCGAAAGCGGCGACAAGGCGCCTAACGTCGTCTACAAGGGCAAGCTCGACGCCCAGCGCCGTATCGCCGTCAAGCGCTTCAGCCGCTCTGCCTGGCCCGACCCGCGCCAGTTCATG GAAGAAGCGAAGTCTGTTGGCCagctccggaacaaaagaatcgTAAATTTGCTTGGTTGTTGCTGTGAAGCCGATGAAAGATTACTTGTTGCTGAGTACATGCCCAACGACACACTGGCGAAGCATCTGTTCCATT GGGAGTCACAGGCAATGGTATGGCCCATGAGATTACGGGTTGTTCTGTATCTTGCCGAGGCTTTAGACTACTGCATAAGCAAGGAGCGGGCTCTCTATCATGATCTTAATGCCTATAGAGTTCTGTTTGATGAT GACTGCAACCCTAGGCTTTCATGTTTCGGCCTAATGAAGAACAGTCGGGATGGCAAAAGTTACAGCACCAATTTGGCATTCACTCCTCCTGAATATATGAGGACTG GAAGAATAACTCCGGAAAGTGTCATATACAGCTTTGGCACATTGTTGTTGGATGTTCTTAGTGGGAAGCATATTCCTCCTAGCCAT GCTCTTGACCTGATTCGTGATCGAAACTTCAGTATGCTCATAGACTCCTGTTTAGAGGGCCAATTTTCGAACGAGGAAGGAACAGACCTGATGCGTTTAGCTTCAAGGTGCCTGCATTATGAACCACGAGAGCGGCCTAATGTAAGATCTTTGGTTCTTGCACTGGCTTCTCTTCAGAAGGACATTGAG TCCCAATCTTATGATCTGATGGATAAGCCCCGTGGTGGTGCATTTACTCTTCAATCAATTCATCTTTCTCCTCTTGCTGAAGCTTGCTCCAGAAAGGATCTTACTGCAATACATGAACATCTAGAAACCGCTGGCTATAAAGATGACGAGGGAACAGCAAATGAG CTCTCATTTCAGATGTGGACTAATCAAATGCAAGCTACAATTGATTCAAAGAAGAAGGGCGACACTGCATTTCGACAAAAGGATTTTAGCATGGCCATTGATTGCTACTCTCAG TTCATTGATGTTGGTACCATGGTTTCACCAACAATTTATGCAAGGCGTTGCTTGTCGTATCTCATGAATGACATGCCACAAGAAGCTCTGGATGATGCAGTGCAGGCTCTGGCGATATTTCCTACATGGCCAACTGCATTTTATCTTCAGGCTGCGGCCCTATTTTCATTAGGAAAAGAAAACGAAGCTCGAGAAGCACTCAAGGATGGTTCGGCTGTGGAGACAAGGAGTAAGGGGCATTGA